In Strix uralensis isolate ZFMK-TIS-50842 chromosome 18, bStrUra1, whole genome shotgun sequence, one DNA window encodes the following:
- the ZNF217 gene encoding zinc finger protein 217 yields the protein MLENFRSVLTVISEHPQRTEPYIKTHNREQNIGNMPTQPLLAYMDGPDGIASTVGAQMENNDASMTIKGTNTISYKSLQEKFLMQAEGCMPLDCMFCDETFKHPEELGKHVLTQHRPTLCEPAVLRVEAEYLSPLDKCRVRTNLSSSNNEKDSEELSCKVCGQTFDEAFDVEAHMKKHKDSFTYWCNVCGRRFKEPWFLKNHMRTHTGKPGSRNKHQQSSEMPITINEVVQEHVTENVTSPYKICMVCGFLFLNKETLIEHSKVHTKESVPTVESNAEETSQREEFFQFLNLRPNVVPENDKSQKPVKWIAELDPFNTYQAWQLATKGKVAVGHGLIKERGHEVITDNDDSSSDKEELGEIWNANKGSHAETTGKSKVNKNSGYTGNGSLSQDKLKHPTGEVPSMEMDSKLSQNKEKPTHCSECGKAFRTYHQLVLHSRVHKRDRRTDGETSAASRTCCADIIASLDENGAERIEGGSEDGSEDGLPETLNLDKNEDGLERAKVKNLGASRECSYCGKYFRSNYYLNIHLRTHTGEKPYKCEFCDYAAAQKTSLRYHLERHHKDKQADSTADMKSDSKVSLQCQEMELLLAADGAQETKNLKKLFDCAKDAGGFPPTKQQKEVLFLNNAIGSTVLSKTKNNSRELNKGSICNNSNQTHKNVSTPYLEKLKAEKETKETQPSVPHKRERKTSVASEGDDVQYVCAFRDGKNVNDVQECTKNYKHKPVVDSQEKPLNLCIRTSQERSVALAGGLPAPVTCPFCPYDSLHPEVLMVHQRLIHKYHPDTVNKNVCRNKAVAKARRTGCPPALLGKDVLPLSFDAKKRKASPSTQQKVVQTSKAKQCHPPQNKVPVFSVTDSSSTAPSNLKFLKQQSNVGAQANNYRQPQQEMHSSSSISPVSDRVKRSESKVKALTVPVSQSGLVSSSMNGPLDSHLNEPAWSCQRGRDYICSKSVTNVNLDYGETSSKRMKPNVLAIEHNDSPMDTYRRYEMSRFRVANRYANLLPQECARTKPASSVLPAKQGLLNSDDVEPPNVLTVLKPYEPYSSGSLYSSGGSSNGQVTSSTVEGKRSMSYQHLSGSVLQKRSYESFIGNAHFRPSDKKN from the exons ATGTTGGAGAACTTCAGAAGTGTCCTTACTGTGATTAGTGAGCATCCCCAAAGAACTGAACCTTACATTAAAACACATAATAGGGAACAGAACATAGGAAACATGCCAACTCAGCCTCTCTTGGCATACATGGATGGACCGGATGGAATAGCCAGTACCGTTGGTGCACAGATGGAGAATAATGATGCCTCAATGACAATAAAAGGAACAAACACAATTTCTTACAAAAGCTTGCAAGAAAAGTTTCTCATGCAAGCTGAAGGATGCATGCCTCTGGACTGCATGTTTTGTGATGAGACTTTTAAACATCCTGAAGAACTTGGTAAGCATGTTTTAACTCAGCATAGGCCAACTCTTTGTGAACCAGCTGTCCTGCGTGTTGAAGCAGAGTATCTTAGTCCTCTAGATAAATGTCGGGTAAGAACAAACTTGTCTTCATCAAACAATGAAAAGGACAGTGAAGAACTTAGCTGTAAAGTTTGCGGACAAACATTTGATGAGGCTTTTGACGTCGAGGCGCACATGAAAAAACATAAAGATTCTTTTACGTATTGGTGTAATGTATGTGGAAGAAGATTTAAAGAGCCGTGGTTCCTCAAAAATCATATGAGAACACACACTGGAAAGCCTGGTTCTAGAAACAAGCACCAACAGAGTTCTGAAATGCCCATAACAATAAATGAGGTGGTGCAGGAGCATGTAACTGAAAATGTAACGTCACCTTACAAAATTTGTATGGTTTGTGGTTTCCTATTTCTCAATAAAGAGACTTTAATTGAGCACAGTAAAGTGCACACCAAAGAATCAGTACCAACTGTTGAATCTAATGCAGAGGAAACGTCTCAGAGAGAGGAATTTTTTCAATTCTTGAACTTAAGACCAAACGTGGTTCCAGAAAATGACAAATCGCAAAAACCTGTGAAATGGATAGCTGAACTAGATCCTTTCAACACATACCAAGCATGGCAGCTGGCTACCAAAGGTAAAGTTGCAGTTGGCCATGGCCTAATTAAAGAACGAGGCCATGAAGTAATTACAGACAATGATGATTCATCTTCTGATAAAGAAGAACTTGGTGAAATTTGGAATGCAAATAAAGGTAGCCATGCTGAAACTACAGGGAagtcaaaagtaaataaaaacagcGGTTATACAGGGAATGGTAGCTTATCCCAAGACAAATTGAAACATCCCACTGGTGAAGTGCCTTCTATGGAGATGGATTCTAAATTGTCCCAGAACAAAGAGAAACCAACACACTGTTCAGAGTGTGGTAAAGCCTTCAGAACATACCACCAGCTAGTCCTTCATTCCAGAGTACACAAGAGAGACAGGCGGACCGATGGAGAGACTTCAGCTGCTTCAAGGACGTGCTGTGCTGATATAATCGCAAGTCTGGATGAAAATGGAGCAGAACGAATAGAAGGAGGCTCTGAAGATGGATCTGAAGATGGGCTTCCAGAAACACTTAATTTAG ataaaaatgaagatgGTTTGGAAAGAGCAAAAGTTAAAAACCTTGGAGCCTCCAGAGAATGCAGCTATTGTGGAAAGTATTTTCGCTCAAATTATTACCTCAATATTCATCTCAGAACTCATACAG GTGAAAAACCATACAAATGTGAATTCTGTGAttatgcagcagcacagaaaactTCACTGAGGTATCATTTAGAGAGGCATCACAAGGACAAGCAAGCTGATAGCACAGCAGACATGAAAAGTGACAGCAAAGTTTCATTACAGTGTCAGGAGATGGAGCTCTTGCTGGCTGCTGATGGTGCTCAAGAAACCAAAAATTTGAAGAAGCTTTTTGATTGTGCCAAAGATGCTGGGGGCTTCCCACCTACCAAGCAGCAAAAGGAGGTTCTGTTCTTGAACAATGCAATAGGCAGCACAGTCCTTTCAAAAACGAAAAATAATTCTAGGGAATTGAACAAAGGTTCCATTTGTAACAATTCAAATCAAACACACAAGAATGTGTCCACTCCTtacctggaaaaactaaaggctgagaaagaaacaaaggaaactCAGCCCAGTGTTCCTCataaaagagagaggaagacttCTGTGGCATCAGAGGGAGATGATGTCCAGTATGTTTGTGCTTTCAGGGACGGAAAAAATGTGAATGATGTGCAAGAGTGCACTAAAAACTACAAACACAAACCTGTGGTGGATTCTCAAGAAAAGCCCTTGAACTTATGTATTAGGACTTCACAAGAACGTTCAGTTGCTTTAGCTGGAGGCCTGCCAGCACCCGTCACCTGTCCATTTTGTCCTTACGACTCACTTCACCCAGAAGTCCTAATGGTGCACCAGAGACTGATACACAAATACCATCCTGACACCGTTAACAAAAATGTCTGTAGAAACAAGGCTGTAGCTAAAGCCAGACGCACTGGATGTCCTCCAGCTCTGCTTGGTAAAGATGTGCTTCCTTTGTCTTTTGATGCTAAAAAACGTAAGGCTTCCCCATCTACGCAGCAAAAAGTGGTGCAAACCAGCAAAGCTAAACAATGTCACCCTCCACAGAACAAAGTCCCTGTCTTTTCAGTGACTGACTCAAGCAGCACAGCCCCAAGTAACCTCAAGTTTCTCAAACAGCAAAGTAATGTTGGCGCTCAGGCAAATAACTATAGACAACCTCAGCAAGAAATGCACTCCAGTTCCAGTATCTCTCCAGTATCAGACAGAGTAAAAAGATCTGAATCTAAAGTAAAAGCTCTAACTGTCCCAGTGTCTCAATCTGGTCTAGTAAGCAGCAGTATGAATGGGCCTCTCGACTCTCACCTAAATGAACCTGCCTGGTCTTGTCAACGAGGAAGAGACTATATTTGTAGTAAATCTGTGACCAATGTAAATCTAGACTATGGTGAAACGTCTTCTAAACGAATGAAACCTAATGTGTTAGCTATTGAACATAATGACTCTCCAATGGATACTTACAGAAGATACGAAATGAGCAGATTTCGTGTTGCAAACAGATATGCAAATCTGCTACCTCAGGAATGTGCTCGCACCAAACCTGCATCCTCTGTTTTGCCAGCCAAACAAGGGCTTCTGAATTCAGATGATGTCGAACCTCCTAATGTATTGACTGTTCTCAAACCTTATGAGCCATATAGCTCTGGATCACTTTACAGTTCTGGTGGATCTAGCAATGGCCAAGTAACCAGCTCTACAGTAGAAG GAAAGAGATCAATGTCATACCAACACTTATCTGGCAGTGTGCTACAAAAGCGAAGTTACGAAAGTTTCATTGGTAATGCACACTTCCGACCAAGTGACAAGAAGAATTGA